AAACCCAAATTCTTAAAAGGTAAAAACAAAGCCGACCTAGCTCCCACTACTAAAAGAGCTTTTGAATTTGCTAAATCTTGCAAACATTCTTGCTTTTTTTTCTTAGTAATTTTAGAATGCCACAAGAAAAAATGCTCGCCAAAATACACTTTTAATCTTTTTTGCATTTGTGGAGTTAGAGCGATTTCTGGCATTAAAAGCAAAACTTGCTTTCCTTGCTCTAAATATTCTTTTATCAAGCTAATATAAATTTCAGTTTTACCACTTCCTGTATCACCAAATAGCAAACTAGTTTGTTTAGTTTTTATAAATTCCAAAGCCTCTTGCTGGTTTTTACTTAAACTAGGTACTTTTTCTATATGAATTTTTTCATTTTTATACTCTTTAATGCTTTCAAACATACCTAAAACAAAAGCTATTTTACTAGCATAATAATAAGCAATAAATTGAGCAAGTTCGTATTGATATTGCGTTAGTTTAAAACCTGTTTTTTCCTTTATAGCTTGGGTTTTAAAATCAGGCTTTGAACATTTTTGCAAAATTATAGCTTTGAGATTTTTTTTCCTTGCAAGATCAACTATTACCTCATCTAAAATTTCAAATTCTTCTTCACTTTCATAAGTTAAGGTGTCTAAATAATATCCTTTAATAGCAAGTTGATAAAAATTCAAAACCCATAATCCTTACAATTTAAACTCACACATTCTAAAAAAACTTTTTCACTATTATAAGAAAAATCTATGTAATTTTTAGAATTTATAAAAAATCTATATTGAGTATTTGCTATTTTCATCCACGATTTTTTAGATGAAATGATTGGTTTTTCTAAAACGCTGTAAGTGCATTGTTTTGTATTTTTATAATTTTGAGAATGATAACATACAAATAATTTTTGATTTTCACTATTTATCAAAGCTTCATCTAAAATTGCTGGAAAATCCTTACTTTCTTTAAATAAAAACTGATTTCTAAGTAAAGACAAAGAAGCATTGATAAGCTCCACCTCACTTTTTACTTGAATGAGTTTAGCATCATTTTTTCCAAAAGAAAAATACGGATAAGCAATTACGCTAAGAATAGCAATAATCATCATACAAAAAACAAGCTCTATCAAAGTAAAAGCTTTTTTTGTTTGCATTTATTTTATTTCTTCATCGATAGTATTGATAAGTTTATTGAGTTCTTTTTTTAAGATATAGTTTTCGTAGCTAAGTTTTACAAAAGCATTAATGAAATTTGCAAGCTCTATCTTGCCTGTGCCTCCAGAAATTAAAGCAATTTCATCTTCAAGATGATTTGCAAATTCATTACTGCATGTTACAACAAAGTCTTTTGCATAGACATTAATTGTAACTTTTCTTTGGTTATTGTTTGCCAAGAACTGCCTCTATTTTTTTGATCACATCTTCGCTTTCAATATTTTTATTTTTAAGCTCTTCTTCTAAACGTGCGATTTGATTATTTTTAGCTTCATTTTGTGCTTTTACACTTACCAATTCATTTCTTAAATTTTCATTTATTTCACATACTTCATTATATTTAGCCAAAAGCTCATTTACTTTATCTGTCATTGTGTTGATTATTCTTTCATCATACATATTTTCTTGCCTTTATTGATTTTATATTTAGAGTATTTTAAACACATAATTGTAACAAAAAAAAATTTAATTTTGCATAGCTTTTTGTTTTAAAATTTAAATTTTTACAAAAAATTTTGTGTAAAATTAGCAAAAATACAAGTTAGGAAAATTTATGTTTGAACTTACTAGTGATTTTAAGCCAAGTCCTGATCAAAAACAAGCCATTGATGGTATAGTAAAAAGCATTAAAGCGGGTAATAAATACCAAACCTTGCTAGGTGTTACAGGTAGTGGAAAAACTTTCACTATGGCAAATATCATTAAAAACTTAAACATGCCTACTCTTATCATGAGTCACAATAAAAGCTTATGCGCGCAACTTTATAGTGAATTTAAAGGTTTTTTTGCAAATAATCATGTGGAGTATTTTATAAGCTATTATGATTATTATCAACCAGAAGCTTATATACCAAGAACAGATGTTTTTATAGAAAAAGATAGTTCTACTAATGAAGATTTAGAAAGATTAAGACTTAGTGCAAGTGCTTCGCTTTTAAGTTATGATGATGTTATTTGTATAGCTAGTGTTTCGGCAAATTATGGTTTGGGAAATCCAAGTGAGTATGTAGGTATGGTTTTGATTTTAGAGCTTAATATGCAAATAAATCAAAAAGAACTTTTAAAAAAACTTGTAGACATGGGTTATAAACGCAATGATAATTTCTTTGATAGGGCTGATTTTAGAGTTAATGGAGATATAGTAGATATATATCCAGCTTATTATGAGGATGAAGCTATTAGGCTTGAGTTTTTTGGCGATGAGCTTGAGGCGATGTATCATTATAATGTCTTAGAAAATAAAAAAGGTAAAGATTTAAAAAAATTCATACTTTACCCAACCAGTCAATTTAGCGTAGGTGAGGCTAGGCTTAAAGAGGCTATAAAAGGTATAAAAGCTGAATTAAATGAACGCCTTGCTTATTTTGAAAATGAAAATAAACTCGTAGAAGCACAAAGGTTAAAACAAAGAGTAGAATTTGACCTTGAAATGCTTCAAAGCACTGGAATGTGTAAAGGAGTTGAAAATTATGCTTTGCATTTAACAGGGCTTAAGAGCGGCGATACACCTTATACGCTTTTTGATTATTTTGCTATTAAAAACCAAGACTTTTTAGTCATTGTAGATGAATCTCATGTATCTTTACCACAATTTCGTGGGATGTTTGCAGGGGATAGAAGCAGAAAGCAAACTTTGGTTGATTATGGTTTTCGTTTGCCAAGTGCCTTAGATAATAGACCTTTGATGTTTGATGAATTTATTAATAAAAATTGTAAATTTTTATTTGTTTCAGCCACACCTGCGCCTTTAGAGTTAGAATTAAGCAAAGAAAATATTTTTTATCAAATCATGCGTCCAACAGGGCTTTTAGATCCTAAAATAGAAATCAAAGATAGTGAAAATCAAGTAGAAATTTTATACGATGAAGCTAAAAAAGTTATAGAGCATAATGAAAGAGTTTTAATAACCGTTTTAACTAAAAAAATGGCCGAAGAGCTTAGTAAATACTACTTAGAACTTGGCTTAAAAGTAAAATACATGCATTCAGAAATTGACGCAATAGAGCGTAATGAAATCATCCGTGGTTTAAGAAGTGGTGCTTTTGATATTTTAATCGGGATTAATCTTTTAAGAGAAGGACTTGACTTGCCTGAAGTTTCTCTTATAGCGATTATGGATGCAGATAAAGAAGGCTTTTTAAGAAGTACCACTGCACTCATTCAAACGATGGGACGTGCTGCTAGAAATGTCAATGGAAAAGTTTTACTTTTTGCCAAAAAAATCACAAAATCTATGCAAGAAGCTATCGATACTACTAATAAAAGAAGGGCTTTACAAGAAGCTTATAATAAAAAACACAACATCACACCAACCTCAGTAAAAAGAAACATAGAAGAAAGTTTAAAACATGAACTTGAGCAAGGAGAAATTTATCGTAAAGGCAAAGAACTTGAAAAAATGCCTGCAAAAGAACGCGCCAAAATAGTAAAAGAATTAAGAAAACAAATGTTAGAAGCAGCTAAAAATCTTGAATTTGAAAAAGCGGCAATGCTTAGAGATGAGATTAATAAATTAAGAACTTTATAAACTCTTATTATTTAAGATTATTTTCATAATATTTTTAATAAACTAAAAATAAATAATAAATTTAAAGTGAAACTATGCTCAAATTTCTTTTGCTTGCCATGTCAATATTTTCTTTCTATGCATGCTCTAATCCAAATGACAAATTTGATGCAATGGGAATTTTTGAAAGTGATGAGATAATTGTCTCTAGTGAAATACAGGGAAAAATTTTAGAATTTAATATCCAAGAAGGACAAAAACTACAAAAAGACCAGATAATAGGAAAAGTAGATAGTGTTTCTTTGGAGTTAAAAAAGAAAGAACTTTATCATATTATTGAAGCGTTAAAACTACAAAAACTAGATATAAAAAACCAACTCTCACCTTTATTTCAGCAACTCAAAGATACCTTAGTAGATAAAAAACGCTATTATACACTTTTGAAAAATGAGGCAATTTCTCAAAAGGAATATGATGATATTAATGCAAAATATTCATTATTAGAAAAAGAAATCAATGCCAAAAAAGAAAATCTAACTCTTAAAAATGCTTCTATAGATGAACAAATTCAAACTGCATTGACCCAAATTGCTATCTTAGAAGATAGTATTGCCAAAAGCTTTATAAGATCTCCTATTTATGGCACTGTTTTAGAAAAGTATGCTTTTGCTGGAGAATTAAGTAAAAATCAAGCATTATTTAAAATAGCAGATTTATCAAACCTATATCTTAAAGCTTATATTATCAATCAAGATTACAACAAAATAAAGCTCAAAGATAAAGTTAAAATAATTTCTGACACGGGTAAAAATTACCAAGGCGTTGTATCTTATATTTCACAAAAAGCTGAATTTACACCAAAGACCATCATGAGTAAAGACGAGAGAGAAAATCTTGTTTATATGATAAAAATAAATGTCAAAAATGATGGTTATTTAAAAATCGGAACCTATGCCGAAGTACATTTTTACCATGATTGAAGTTAAAAATCTTTACAAAAGTTACAATAATAAGAAAGTTCTAAGTGATATTAATTTTAATCTAAATGATGGTGAAATTTTAGGCATTATTGGAGCAGATGGATCTGGCAAAAGTACTTTGTTAAAAATTTTAAGCACTCTTGTATTGCCCGATACAACAAAAACTAAAATTTATGAATATAATCTAGTAAAAGACTATCAACAAATTCGAAAAATAATAGCCTATATGAGTCCTTGTTTTAGCCTCTATGGCGATCTTAGTATAGATGAAAATATAGATTTTTTTGCCAAAATTCACTCTTGTAATTGGAAAGAAAATTTACAAGAAATATTACCTATATATCAGCAATTGCAACAAGTAAAAAATAGAAAAGCAAGCGCTCTTTCTGGAGGAATGAAGCAAAAGCTAGCTCTATGCTGTGCTCTCATTCACAAACCAAAACTTTTAATACTAGATGAACCTACAACTGGAGTGGATCCTTGTTCAAGAAAAGATTTTTGGGATATATTATTGTCTTTAAACAAAAGTATTATCATAACAAGTTCTTATATGGATGAAATTGCAAGATCAGATAAAATCGCTTTTATACAAAATGGTAAATTTATAAGATTAGACAAGCCAAAAACACTATGTGAAAATATTCAATCAGGAATTTATGCTCTAGAAGGAATAAAAATCAAAAATATTATGACAATTTTAAAAAATGATGATAATGTAAAAAATTTTTATGCTTTTAAAGAAAATATTCATATTGTTTTTAAAGAACATACTAATACTTCTAAATGGTTATCTATAATAGAAAAAAAATGCAATCAAAAACTTTCCTTATATAAAACCAATGCAAATCTTGAAGATTGTTTTATGGAATTAAACCATGGATAGTGTTATAAAAACTTCTAATCTTTGTAAATATTTTGGAACCTTTAAAGCAGTAGATGATCTAAATTTTGAAGTTCACAAAGGAGAAATATTTGCCTTTTTAGGAGCCAATGGAGCAGGAAAAACCGCTGCTATAAAAATGCTTTGTGGTTTGAGTTTACCAACAAGTGGAAATGCTTTTATTGGCGGATATGATGTATATAAAGATAGTGAAAAAATCAAACAAAATATAGGTTATATGAGTCAAAAATTTTCGCTTTATGAGGATCTAAGTGTTTTTGAAAATATAGAATTATTTGGCACAATATATGGTTTAAGCACTAAAACAATAAGAGAAAACGGAGACTCATTATTAAATTTTTTAAATATATATGCTTATAAAAACAAGATTGTAAAAGATCTATCTTTAGGTTTTAAACAAAAGCTAGCCTTTTGCGTAGCAACTTTACACAAGCCAAAGATTATTTTTTTAGATGAACCCACAAGTGGTGTAGATCCAAAAACAAGAAGGGATTTTTGGGAACTTATTTACAAAGCAAGCAATGAAAATATTTCTATTTTTATCACAACACACTATATGGATGAAGCAGAATATTGCGATAGAGTAAGTATTATGATAGATGGCAAAATCAAAATTTTAGATACTCCCAAAAATTTAAAAAGAACATATAATGCTAAAGATATACAAGAAGTATTTTTTCAATTAGCAAAAGAAGCAAAAAGATCTTAATATGAATATTTTTCTAGCTATTGTTAAAAAAGAGAGTTTGCATATTATAAGAGATAAAAGGACTATGTTGATAGTATTTTTCATGCCTATAGTGCAAATTTTACTCTTTGGTTTTGCACTTAGCATGGAAGTAAACCATATAAAATTTAGCATTTTAAATTTATCAAAAGATAATACTAGTAAACAAATATCTCAAACACTAATAAATAATCCTTATTTTGAATTTATACAAACTTACCACGACATTAAACAAATGCAAGATGATTTTAAAAACTCTAAAATAGATATGACTCTTATATTTGATCATAATTTTGCAAAAAATCAAATAATTCAAATTGCAATTGATGCAAGTGATCCTAATAGGGCTAGCATTATCAATGCTTATATTGAAAATATTTTATTAGAACAACTTGATGTACAAAATTTCAATATACGTTTTTTATATAATCCTAGTTCTAAAAGTCAATATGTATTTATACCTGGACTAATGGGTATGATTTTAATGTTAATTTGCGCGATGATGACTAGCATATCCATAGTGCGCGAAAAAGAAAATCAAACCATGCAAATGCTACTTAGTGCCCCAATAAGACCTTTTATAATTATATTTGCAAAAATGTTGCCGTATTTTTTTATTTCTAATATTAGCTTATTTATTATTTTGTTGTTATCGGTTTTTGTTTTAAATATACATATTCAAGGAAATCTTTTTATCTTGCTTTGTTTTTGTATGTTATACATTTTTCTAGCTTTAAGCATAGGGCTTTTTGTATCATGTATAACAAAAACACAAGCAAGCGCTATGTTAATATGTGGAATGGTATTTTTAATCCCTATAATTTTACTTTCAGGTATGATATTTCCCACTGAAAGCATGCCAAAAATTCTAGAATTTTTCACCCATTTGATCCCTGCAAAATGGTTTATCATAGGCATTAAAAAAATTATGTTTATGGATGTTAGTTTAAGCTTTTTATTAAAAGAACTTATTATTTTATTGTCGATGAGTTTTATTTTCCTATTTGCAAGCATTAAAAAATTTAAAGATAGGATTGAATAATGCTGTTAAAAGCTTTATTAAAAAAGGAATTTTTACAATTTAAACGTAATAAATTTTTACCACGATTGGTTTTGATTTATCCTTTAGTTCTAATACTTATTATGCCATGGGCAACAAATCTTGAAGTTAAAAATATCAATATAGCAGTAATTGACTGGGATAAAAGTCAGAGTACTAAAAATATAATAAATACTATTGCTAATAACAAATATTTTGACAAAATATACACATTTTCCACGTACCAAGATGCTAAAAAATGTATAGAAAATAACATTTGTGATGCAATATTAGAATTTAACTCAAATTTTGAGCACGATTTTTTCAAAGAAAACAAATTAAATTTATCTCTTTATATTAATGCTATAAATGGAGTAAAAGCCAATATAAGCTTAATCTATATAAATAAAATCATCACTTCAAGCTTAAATTTAAAACAAGACAAAATTAATATCTTAAGCAATTTCAAATTTAATCCAAATCTTAATTACCAACATTATATGATTCCTGCTTTAAGCACTATAGTACTCACTTTACTTTGTGGTTTTTTACCCGCAATTAACATTGTAAGTGAAAAAGAAAAGGGAAATATTGAACAAATAAATGTTAGTCCTATTTCTAAATTTAATTTTATACTAGCCAAGCTCATTATGTACTGGATAATTGGTATAGTTGCCTTTAGTATATGTCTTTTGGTTTCATTTTTTATTTATGATTTGTATCCTAAAAGCAATGTATTGCTACTATGCGCTGTGGTGTTTATTTATATTTTGGCTATTTCTGGATTTGGGATTATCATTTCTAACTATTCCAATACCATAGCACAAGCTATGTTTGTAATTTTTTTCTTCATGATGATTTTTATATTAATGAGTGGACTTTTTACTTCTATACTTTCTATGCCAAAGTGGGCTTATGCTTTAAGCCATCTAAATCCATTAAAATACTTTATAGAATCTTTAAGAATGATTTTTCTAAAAGAAGTTGATATAACAAATTTATATTCTAATTTTATAATACTTGGTATATTTGCGATTATATTTAACTGTTTTGCTATAATAAGTTACAAAAAAAGAAGCTAAAAGCCTTAAAAAGGCTTTTATTTATTTGCTCTTTCTATATATTCTCCACGCACAGTATCAACGCGAATCACTTCCCCTTCTAGCACATGAAAAGGAATTTGTACTACTGCACCTGTTTCTAAAGTAGCTGGTTTTTTGTTTGAGCCTTGAGTGTCACCTTTGAAATTTGGTGCTGTTTCGATAATTTTAAGCTCCATTACTTGAGGCACTTCCACACCGATTGCTTTTCCATTGTGGAATAAAACATCCACCATAGTTCCATCAAGCATCCATTTTTTAGCTTCACCCACATCTTCATCGCTAATTGCAACTTGCTCATAAGTTTGAGTATCCATAAATTGACAATTTTCACCATCATCGTATAGATATTGCATTTGTTTTTCTTCTAAATTTGGAGATTCACATTTATCTCCTGCATGGAAAGTTTTTTCTAAAACCTTACCATCGATAAAAGATTTAATTTTAATACGTACAAAAGCAGGACCTTTTCCTGGTTTTACGTGTTGATATTCTACGATTTTAAAAGGAATACCATCAATTTCTATTTTTAAACCTTTTTTTAAATCTCCCATTCCATAAGAAGCCATATATTTTCCTTAATTTTAAAATTAAAAAATAATTGTAACAATTAAGGCTTATAAAAAGCCTTAAATTTCTGCATATTCTGCAAAAATACAAGCATCAACAGCTCTTAATTCTTCAAGCAAAGCTTTTGAAATTTTTGCATCAAGTAAAATCACAGCTAAAGCTTTTCCAAAGCCATTTCTACCAAGTCTAAAATCAGCTATATTAACATTATTTTTAGCTAAAATTCCGCTAACATTAGCAATAACTCCTGGTATATCATTGTTATTTAAAATTATCATTTTCCCTTTTGGTTTAAAATCTACATCAAAACCATTTAACTCTACTATCCTTTGTTCATTTTCACCAAAAATAGTCCCTGAGATAGAAAGGTTAGAATTATCTGTAATTACCTTTATGGTGATTTTGTTACTATAACCACTACTTGGTAAAATACAAGATGAAAGTTCCACACCCTTGTCTTTAGCTACAAAATGTGCGTTGATATAATTAATATTTTCACCTAAAATTCCTCTTAAAACACTCACTGTTGCAAAAGTTAGCAAAGACTCATTATACTCACTAATTTGTCCTTCACTTTCAAGTTTAATAGCTTTAATAGGAGTTTTATCAAGCTGAGCAGCCAAAAAGCCCATTTTAGAAATAAGCTCAATATAAGGTGCTACAAAACTTGGCAAATCTTCAGTTTTAATTGGTAAATTTAAAGCATTAGGATAAGAAATTCCTCTTGCAGCATTTAAAGCTTGCTCGCATGCTTGGATAGCTATATTTTCTTGACTTTCTAAAGTATTTGCACCAAGATGAGAAGTAACAGAAACATTTTCGAAATCTAAAAATGGATGATTAGTTGCAGGTTCTTTGTTAAACACATCGATACCAAGCCAAGCTATTTTACCACTTTTTAATCCCTCACACAAAGCATCTTCATTATAAAGACCACCTCTAGCACAATTTATCAATCTTACGCCATCTTTCATTTTAGAAATTTCTTCAAAAGAAATCATATCTGTTGTTTCTTTTGTTTTTGGTGTATGTATAGTAATAAAATCACTTTGAGTTAAAATTGTATCTAAAGAATTCACGCACTCAATACCCAAATCAGTCATTTTAGAAGCTACCACATAAGGATCATAAGCTATAACTTTCATACCAAAAGCTTTTGCGCGTACAGCTACTCTTGAACCTATATTACCAAAACCTATAACCCCTAAAGTTTTGTTCATAAGTTCAACACCATACCATTTTTCTCTTTCCCATCTTCTTTGTATTTTTAAAAAATTATGAGCATTTACAAAAGATCTTGCAGAGCATAATAGGTGATTCATAGTAAGTTCAACTGCTGCTATGGTATTAGCCGTTGGCACATTCATAACTATAATGCCTTTTTTAGAGCATTCATCTATATCAACATTATCAACTCCAACGCCTGCTCTAACTAAGGCTTTTAAATTAGAACATGCATTGATAAATTTCAAATCCACATCTGTTGAACTTCTAGTAATAGCTACATCCACATCACTTAATTTTGTTAAAAGCTCATCTTTAGGTAAATGCGCTGCTTCAATAAGTTCTACATCATCAGCTTTTCTTAAAAGCTCCACACCCTTGTCTAATATTGCATCACATACAATAATTTTTTTCATAACCAAACCTCCTTTAATTTTGCATTTATGTTGTAAATTTTTAATTTGTCGATCAGTGCGTTTAAAACTTTTTCATTATTTATATCTAAATAAATTGCCACTTCATCTTTGCTTTGTGTTAAAGTGTATTTGATAAAAAAAGAATGCAAAGTTTGCTTTAAACAAAACATAGAATAAACATCGTTTTTATTTACATCGAGCATATAGAATTTTTGTTTTGGTTTTACTACAGAATCATCCATATTAAAACTCATATAAAATTCATTCGCTGCTGGAGAAAAATCATTAACTTTAAGATTTGAAAGTTTATCTTGCCAAGTTTGTGGCAATTCTTTTTTTATTTCATCAAAAGAATATTTAACATTTTGTGAGATAGGTAAATTTCCAACACTTACATATCTCACCATAAAAACAAAAGCAACAATCAAAACTAGGCTTAAAAAGCCTAAAATACCATAAAGGGTATATTTTTTCATTTGTTATTATGAAAGTTGATCTTTGATAATATCACCTAAAGTTACTTTATCATTATCATTGATTTCATTTAACGCTTCTCTTTCTTTCATTCTTGCAAGACTTTTTACGCTTAAACGAATTCTATTTTTCTTTTCATCAATGAAAACAATTAAAGCTTCTATTGTATCGCCTACTTTTAAACTTGAAAAATCAATATTACCCAAATCTTCTTTGTGAATTAGTGCATCAACGCCCTCTTCAAGCTCAACAAAAACTCCAAAATCCTTAATATCTCTAATTTTTCCTGAGATAATATCATTTACTTGGTGTTTTTGTGCATAAACCTGCACAGGACTTTTTTGCAATTCTTTAGTGCTTAAAGAAATTTTTTGATTTTCTTTGTCAAGCTTGATGATTTTAACTTCTATAACATCACCAACTTTATACATATCTTTGCATTTATCGTTTCTATTCCATGAAGCGTCTTCATTATGCAATAAACCTTCTAAGTTTGCAATTTTTACAAAGGCACCAAAATTAGTCACAGAAGTAACACTACCTTTTACCACATCACCTACTTTATGTGATTTTAAAAACTCATCAAAAGGTTTTGCTAATAAATTTTTTAAAGAAACTCTAAGTCTTCTTTCTTTAGCATTAATCTCAATTACTTCCACATCAAGCTCTTGGCCTTCACTAATATAATCTTTTGGATTTTTAGCATTTTTATCCCAAGAAATTTCACTTATATGTAAAAATCCTTCTATATCATTTCCCAAATCAACAAAAGCACCATATGGCTCTATATTTGAAACTGTAACCTTAATAGTGTCACCAACCTCTAAACCATCTTTAATTTCATCCCAAGGATCAGGCATAGCAAGTTTGATAGATAAAGAAAGATGTTTTTTATCTTTATCATATTTAATCACTTTTACAGGAACCTTATCACCCTCATTATATAATGAACTAGGATTTACCGGTCCTTTATAAGAAATTTCACTATAGTGAACCAAACCATCAACACCGCCTACATCAACAAACATACCATAGGTGGTGATTTTTTTAACAATACCTTCTATGATTTCTTCTTGATTTAACACATTTGAGATAATCTCTTTGCGTTTTTTTCT
The Campylobacter sp. CNRCH_2014_0184h DNA segment above includes these coding regions:
- a CDS encoding 30S ribosomal protein S1 — its product is MSEVNKKVQNRLEDIIIEEDFEQMLEESFKSDEEATTQGIIVAIKGDEVFVNVGQKSEGILAIEEIQNDKGEFIFKEGDTLEVAIVGSRGGRSLLSHKKALRKQKVKEFIDNYKDDESMIDVKIIGKNRGGFVAVDENGVEFFLPKSQSSFKDSNNIINKTFKVKIIKIDKEAQSIVVSRKKIVDEERKKRKEIISNVLNQEEIIEGIVKKITTYGMFVDVGGVDGLVHYSEISYKGPVNPSSLYNEGDKVPVKVIKYDKDKKHLSLSIKLAMPDPWDEIKDGLEVGDTIKVTVSNIEPYGAFVDLGNDIEGFLHISEISWDKNAKNPKDYISEGQELDVEVIEINAKERRLRVSLKNLLAKPFDEFLKSHKVGDVVKGSVTSVTNFGAFVKIANLEGLLHNEDASWNRNDKCKDMYKVGDVIEVKIIKLDKENQKISLSTKELQKSPVQVYAQKHQVNDIISGKIRDIKDFGVFVELEEGVDALIHKEDLGNIDFSSLKVGDTIEALIVFIDEKKNRIRLSVKSLARMKEREALNEINDNDKVTLGDIIKDQLS